The following are encoded in a window of Sphingobium sp. AP49 genomic DNA:
- a CDS encoding helicase-related protein yields the protein MAQFARSPVTAVLGPTNTGKTHLAVERMCGHSSGMMGFPLRLLAREVYDRVVAIKGANQVALITGEEKIVPPGARYFLCTAESMPISGVGRQAGADTRNAGRETAAMTGGLSDFAFVALDEAQLGADPERGHIFTDRILRARGREETMILGSASIARTVKSLVPDIEIIGRPRFSTLSYAGAKKLSRLPRRSAIVAFSAEEVYAVAEMLRRFRGGAAVVMGALSPRTRNAQVQMFLNGEVDYLVATDAIGMGLNLDVAHVAFASLRKFDGRRSRRLTVAEMAQIAGRAGRHHKDGTFGSLGSEDGDAAFTPEEIEAIEAHRFPPVDQLFWRDGAPRTDSIDHLIIDLEARPDRPELRAAPQAVDLAVLRRMAEDPEVQARVRSKRDVERLWAACGLPDFQKLGAEHHARTVARIWRFIAGNGSGFGGHIPRDWFAQQIARLDSVQGDIDTLSGRIAAARTWSYIAHRPDWLANPVEMAERTRALEEKLSDALHAALTQRFVDRRTSVLLRDIGQNASNLPVTVDSDGTVCVDGEMIGRLDGFRFSVDPATRLQDRKLLLAAAERRLGKVLRVKADELMSAADTDFALMDDAGQTPGIAWQGTPVATLLAGPSLLAPEIRLDRALAALGQDVQKQVTTRLSAWVEAQRQKHLLPLVKMSESAADPAVPAVVRAVFAQLADAGGVAPRLDLDSALGHLDKDQRHLLRRAGIDIGVLDLYHPGLLKPGAARWRAALQAARIGKPCLPLPQPGLTLIPTGDKPQEMGARIAGFRSFGPQMLRIDMAERMARTAHETIAKNEPFSALSPQIVSLGLCEEAFLQLMRAAGFRPIDPVPTPAPVAEAPAQAAPVVEATDAAPDAAAEAGAETPVETAADVATETPAEAPVTATGANWVFKGRQKGRPQGDRGPRGPRRDQQQRPEGKFAGKSDNRGDNRNRGGDRGPRKGGDRDEGRAPRSAPASHQAATSNHAFAGLADLLGRNG from the coding sequence ATGGCCCAGTTCGCCCGTTCGCCCGTCACCGCCGTGCTGGGTCCCACCAATACCGGCAAGACCCATCTCGCCGTCGAGCGCATGTGCGGCCATTCGAGCGGCATGATGGGCTTTCCGCTGCGCTTGCTGGCGCGCGAGGTCTATGATCGTGTCGTCGCGATCAAGGGCGCGAACCAGGTGGCCCTGATCACCGGCGAGGAAAAGATCGTGCCGCCGGGCGCGCGCTATTTCCTGTGCACCGCCGAATCCATGCCCATCAGCGGCGTAGGCCGACAGGCCGGAGCCGACACAAGAAACGCCGGGCGCGAGACGGCGGCGATGACCGGCGGCCTCAGCGATTTCGCCTTCGTCGCGCTGGACGAGGCACAGCTGGGCGCAGATCCCGAGCGCGGCCATATCTTCACCGACCGGATTTTACGCGCCCGTGGCCGCGAGGAGACGATGATCCTGGGGTCGGCCAGCATCGCCCGCACGGTCAAGAGCCTGGTCCCCGATATCGAGATCATCGGCCGCCCCCGCTTTTCCACCCTGTCCTATGCCGGCGCCAAGAAGCTCTCGCGCCTGCCCCGCCGCTCGGCGATCGTCGCCTTCTCGGCCGAGGAAGTCTATGCCGTGGCGGAGATGCTGCGCCGTTTCCGCGGCGGCGCGGCCGTGGTGATGGGCGCCCTGTCGCCGCGCACCCGCAACGCCCAGGTCCAGATGTTCCTGAATGGCGAGGTCGACTATCTGGTCGCCACCGACGCGATCGGCATGGGCCTCAACCTCGACGTCGCCCATGTCGCCTTTGCCTCGCTGCGCAAATTCGACGGCCGCCGCTCCCGCCGCCTGACGGTGGCCGAAATGGCGCAGATCGCCGGCCGCGCCGGACGCCACCACAAGGACGGCACCTTTGGCAGCCTGGGGTCGGAGGATGGCGACGCTGCCTTCACGCCGGAGGAGATCGAGGCGATCGAGGCGCATCGCTTCCCCCCGGTCGACCAGCTTTTCTGGCGCGACGGCGCGCCCCGCACCGACAGCATCGATCACCTCATCATCGATCTGGAGGCGCGGCCCGATCGTCCCGAACTGCGCGCCGCGCCGCAAGCCGTCGACCTTGCCGTGCTGCGCCGCATGGCGGAAGATCCCGAGGTCCAGGCCCGCGTCCGCTCCAAGCGCGATGTCGAACGGCTCTGGGCTGCCTGTGGCCTGCCCGATTTCCAGAAGCTGGGCGCGGAGCATCATGCCCGCACCGTGGCGCGCATCTGGCGCTTCATCGCCGGCAACGGCTCGGGCTTTGGCGGTCATATTCCACGCGACTGGTTCGCCCAGCAGATCGCCCGCCTCGATTCGGTGCAGGGCGACATCGACACCTTGTCGGGCCGGATCGCCGCCGCGCGCACCTGGTCCTATATTGCCCATCGCCCCGACTGGCTTGCCAATCCGGTGGAGATGGCGGAACGCACCCGCGCGCTGGAGGAAAAGCTGTCCGATGCCCTCCACGCGGCCCTGACGCAGCGTTTCGTGGACCGACGCACCTCTGTTCTGCTAAGGGATATCGGACAGAATGCGAGCAACCTGCCGGTCACGGTCGACTCGGACGGGACGGTCTGCGTCGATGGTGAGATGATCGGGCGACTTGACGGATTTCGTTTCTCAGTCGATCCCGCTACGCGACTCCAGGACAGAAAGCTGTTGCTGGCGGCGGCGGAAAGGCGCCTTGGAAAGGTATTACGAGTGAAGGCTGACGAATTGATGAGCGCTGCGGATACGGATTTCGCGCTCATGGACGATGCGGGACAGACGCCGGGCATCGCCTGGCAGGGAACCCCTGTCGCCACCCTGCTGGCCGGGCCGAGCTTGCTCGCGCCCGAAATCCGGCTCGATCGCGCGCTCGCCGCGCTGGGCCAGGATGTTCAGAAGCAGGTCACCACCCGCCTCTCGGCCTGGGTCGAAGCGCAGAGGCAGAAGCATCTGCTGCCGCTGGTCAAGATGAGCGAAAGCGCCGCTGACCCGGCGGTGCCTGCCGTCGTGCGCGCAGTCTTCGCCCAACTGGCCGATGCCGGCGGCGTCGCCCCCCGGCTCGATCTTGATTCGGCGCTCGGCCATCTCGACAAGGACCAGCGCCACCTGCTGCGCCGCGCCGGCATCGATATCGGCGTGCTCGACCTCTATCATCCCGGCCTGCTGAAGCCGGGCGCGGCGCGCTGGCGCGCGGCCCTGCAAGCCGCCCGCATCGGCAAGCCCTGCCTGCCGCTGCCCCAGCCAGGCCTGACCCTGATCCCGACCGGCGACAAGCCCCAGGAAATGGGCGCCCGCATCGCCGGCTTCCGCAGCTTCGGCCCGCAGATGCTGCGCATCGACATGGCCGAGCGCATGGCGCGCACCGCGCATGAGACGATCGCGAAGAATGAACCCTTCAGCGCCCTCAGCCCGCAGATCGTGTCGCTGGGCCTGTGCGAAGAGGCATTTCTGCAGTTGATGCGCGCCGCCGGCTTCCGTCCGATCGATCCGGTGCCGACCCCGGCGCCCGTCGCTGAAGCTCCGGCGCAAGCCGCTCCTGTGGTGGAAGCAACGGACGCTGCGCCTGATGCAGCAGCGGAAGCCGGTGCCGAGACGCCGGTCGAAACGGCTGCCGACGTTGCAACCGAAACCCCGGCAGAAGCCCCCGTGACCGCCACTGGCGCCAACTGGGTGTTCAAGGGCCGGCAGAAGGGCCGCCCGCAGGGCGATCGTGGCCCGCGCGGTCCCCGCCGCGACCAGCAGCAGCGCCCCGAGGGCAAGTTTGCCGGTAAAAGCGACAATCGCGGCGACAACCGGAACAGGGGGGGCGATCGCGGCCCGCGCAAGGGCGGCGACCGTGACGAGGGCCGCGCGCCCCGTTCCGCCCCCGCCAGCCATCAGGCCGCGACCAGCAATCACGCCTTTGCTGGCCTGGCCGATCTACTGGGACGCAATGGCTAA
- a CDS encoding M23 family metallopeptidase: MKNECPGGSPVLFQDSQSGFQQGGASVSLWLADSLHPARATEHRDWRGRVRDWAEDVNLVPDLGQNVGSLTWFRGLATCFGLCATALYLSPGFQPVPGAPEPLLAPAQYDEVRSQMITPLALGADSGRRMGATDAVQPLKETPERPQIELNAQIGSSDTLSRALSRAGVSSGDVATVTSMVAGDIGTGVKPGTRLDIILGRRASRVSPRPLDKLAFRARLDLAVEFNRVGGVLQVTRMPIHVDNTPLRIQGVVGDSIYRSARAAGTPPKAVQAFLRVIAQQVDLGSIGAGDRYDIITEYRRAETGDVEVGDLLYAGFRRASGRAVDMLKWTSDGRTEWFEASGVGEKRGVLGAPVDGGRMTSNFGMRRHPILGYTRMHAGIDFAARYGSPIYAVTDGVVAFAGRHGGHGNYVRIQHGGGLATGYAHMSRIAAVPGQRVRRGQVIGYVGSSGLSTGPHLHYELYRNGQVINPLSVKFTTTAQLTGSDLVAFRARLAQLKALRVGMPVSVAQAAPTAAPTMIGK, from the coding sequence ATGAAGAATGAATGCCCCGGGGGGTCGCCGGTTTTGTTTCAGGATAGTCAGTCTGGATTCCAGCAGGGCGGTGCATCCGTTTCCCTGTGGCTTGCGGATTCGCTGCATCCCGCCCGTGCAACGGAGCATCGCGACTGGCGCGGCCGCGTGCGCGACTGGGCCGAGGACGTCAACCTGGTCCCGGACCTTGGTCAGAATGTCGGCAGCCTCACCTGGTTTCGCGGTCTTGCCACTTGTTTCGGCCTGTGCGCCACCGCCCTCTATCTCTCGCCCGGCTTCCAGCCGGTGCCGGGCGCACCCGAACCCTTGCTGGCACCCGCCCAATATGACGAGGTGCGCAGCCAGATGATCACGCCGCTGGCGTTGGGCGCGGACAGTGGTCGGCGCATGGGCGCGACGGATGCCGTGCAACCGCTCAAGGAAACGCCCGAGCGACCGCAGATCGAACTCAATGCCCAGATCGGCAGCAGTGACACGCTCTCCCGGGCCTTGTCGCGCGCCGGGGTAAGCAGCGGAGACGTCGCCACCGTGACCAGCATGGTCGCCGGCGACATCGGCACGGGCGTGAAGCCGGGCACCCGGCTCGACATCATTCTGGGTCGGCGTGCCAGCCGCGTGTCGCCCCGGCCGCTCGACAAGCTGGCATTCCGGGCACGGCTCGACCTGGCGGTCGAATTCAACCGGGTCGGCGGCGTGCTGCAAGTGACGCGCATGCCCATTCATGTCGACAATACGCCGCTGCGCATTCAGGGCGTGGTCGGTGACAGCATCTATCGTTCGGCCCGCGCGGCCGGAACCCCGCCCAAGGCCGTGCAGGCCTTCCTGCGCGTGATCGCCCAGCAGGTCGATCTCGGCTCGATCGGCGCCGGCGATCGCTACGACATCATCACCGAATATCGCCGCGCCGAAACCGGCGATGTCGAGGTCGGCGACCTTCTCTATGCCGGTTTCCGCCGGGCCAGCGGCAGGGCGGTCGACATGCTGAAATGGACCAGCGACGGCCGCACCGAATGGTTCGAGGCATCGGGCGTCGGTGAAAAGCGCGGCGTTCTGGGTGCACCGGTCGATGGCGGGCGGATGACGTCCAATTTCGGCATGCGGCGCCATCCGATCCTGGGTTATACGCGCATGCACGCCGGCATCGACTTTGCGGCGCGCTACGGTTCGCCCATCTATGCGGTGACAGACGGCGTTGTTGCCTTTGCCGGCCGGCATGGTGGTCATGGCAATTATGTCCGCATCCAGCATGGCGGCGGGCTTGCCACCGGCTATGCCCATATGAGCCGCATCGCCGCAGTGCCGGGCCAGCGGGTGCGGCGCGGGCAGGTGATCGGCTATGTCGGCTCCAGCGGCCTGTCGACCGGCCCGCATCTCCATTATGAGCTGTATCGCAATGGCCAGGTCATCAATCCGCTGTCGGTGAAGTTCACCACCACGGCACAGCTGACCGGCAGCGATCTTGTCGCCTTCCGCGCGCGGCTGGCCCAACTCAAGGCGCTGCGCGTGGGGATGCCGGTCAGCGTGGCGCAGGCCGCCCCGACGGCGGCGCCGACCATGATCGGCAAATAA
- a CDS encoding nucleotidyltransferase family protein produces the protein MTMSQTAPVTAILLAGARPIADPLAIAAGVPVKPLVPVAGEPMINRPARALLAHPAIGQVVVLTQNPEYFAADPATAWMASEPRVRFERGGKGIATSLLQLMETADLPFPLLMTTADHVLLDAPMLDQFVAEADGADIAVALVERVTLLARYPQSRRTWLKFRDGWWSGANIFWFGSAKARPVIALWQDIEQDRKKGWKILSAFGPLALIGALLRILTLRGGIARIGRRFGLTARLVAMDQAEACIDADKPDDIVLIETILRR, from the coding sequence ATGACCATGTCCCAAACCGCTCCCGTCACCGCCATCCTGCTTGCCGGTGCGCGGCCGATCGCCGATCCGTTGGCCATTGCGGCCGGGGTGCCGGTCAAGCCGCTGGTGCCGGTCGCGGGCGAACCGATGATCAATCGACCGGCGCGCGCATTGCTGGCCCATCCGGCGATCGGGCAGGTGGTCGTACTGACCCAGAATCCGGAATATTTCGCGGCGGATCCCGCTACTGCCTGGATGGCCAGCGAGCCGCGTGTGCGGTTTGAGCGCGGTGGCAAGGGCATTGCCACCTCTCTGCTGCAACTGATGGAGACGGCGGATCTGCCTTTCCCATTGCTGATGACGACCGCCGACCATGTGCTGCTCGACGCGCCGATGCTCGACCAGTTTGTGGCCGAGGCCGATGGCGCGGACATCGCCGTCGCCCTGGTCGAGCGGGTGACCTTGCTGGCGCGCTATCCGCAGTCACGCCGCACCTGGCTCAAGTTTCGCGACGGCTGGTGGTCGGGTGCCAACATCTTCTGGTTCGGCAGTGCGAAGGCGCGCCCGGTGATCGCGCTGTGGCAGGATATCGAGCAGGATCGCAAGAAGGGATGGAAAATCCTGTCCGCTTTCGGTCCCCTGGCACTGATAGGTGCGCTGCTGCGCATCCTGACGTTGCGCGGCGGCATCGCCCGCATCGGCCGCCGCTTCGGCCTCACCGCCCGGCTGGTGGCCATGGACCAGGCGGAAGCGTGCATTGATGCCGACAAGCCTGACGATATCGTGCTGATCGAAACGATCCTGCGACGCTGA